In the Chlorobium limicola DSM 245 genome, one interval contains:
- a CDS encoding type II toxin-antitoxin system ParD family antitoxin — MAMNINLTPSLEKMVRDKVKSGLYTSASEVMREALRLMAEQDSIRQAKMDLLRQDIRAGIESGTALVWDPEEVKKAGRERNKA; from the coding sequence ATGGCAATGAACATTAATCTGACACCATCGCTTGAAAAAATGGTGCGTGACAAAGTCAAGTCCGGGCTCTATACATCTGCAAGTGAGGTTATGCGTGAAGCTTTGCGTCTTATGGCCGAGCAGGATTCCATTCGTCAGGCAAAGATGGATCTGTTACGGCAGGATATTCGTGCGGGAATAGAGAGCGGGACGGCGCTCGTATGGGACCCTGAAGAGGTAAAGAAAGCCGGCAGGGAAAGAAATAAGGCGTGA
- a CDS encoding type II toxin-antitoxin system RelE/ParE family toxin, producing the protein MSETITIKVTADFDHWLKRLKNLQARAKVIARIRSAEKGNFGDCKPVGDGVSEMRIHCRSGYRIYFMQNGLTVYILLVGGTKATQQQDITRAKEIARTIKEGNYEQSDSPGF; encoded by the coding sequence ATGAGCGAAACAATCACCATAAAAGTCACTGCCGATTTTGATCACTGGCTGAAGAGGTTAAAGAACCTGCAGGCTCGTGCGAAAGTTATCGCACGGATCAGGAGTGCCGAAAAAGGCAATTTCGGAGATTGCAAGCCTGTCGGGGACGGTGTTTCTGAAATGCGGATTCATTGCCGGTCAGGATACCGGATTTATTTCATGCAGAACGGATTGACGGTGTATATCCTGCTCGTCGGGGGTACCAAGGCAACGCAACAGCAAGACATTACAAGGGCGAAAGAAATTGCCCGTACTATCAAGGAAGGAAATTATGAGCAAAGTGACAGTCCGGGATTTTGA
- a CDS encoding type II toxin-antitoxin system RelE/ParE family toxin, whose product MPTIRIRPLVFDDLAEIWSYIAEDSPNRAVEFIDSIDGKFHELSQSPRIGRSRNELLPGLCSFPVGRYIIFYLIIPDGIEVVRVLHASRDIDEQLNPKQ is encoded by the coding sequence ATGCCAACAATCAGGATCCGCCCTCTCGTTTTCGACGATCTTGCCGAAATATGGAGTTATATCGCAGAAGACAGCCCGAACCGAGCAGTTGAGTTTATCGACTCCATTGACGGAAAATTCCATGAACTGTCACAGTCACCCCGTATCGGTCGGTCTCGTAATGAACTCTTGCCGGGGCTGTGCAGTTTTCCGGTTGGCCGCTATATCATTTTTTATCTCATCATTCCGGACGGCATAGAAGTTGTCAGGGTGCTGCATGCATCAAGAGACATCGATGAGCAACTCAATCCAAAGCAATAG
- a CDS encoding IS3 family transposase (programmed frameshift) produces the protein MSEKQRKSFTAQFKAKVALEAIRDEKTLNEIGREFGIHPNLVGQWKREVQEHAAGLFEAKRGPKPVDPLADPEKLYAEIGRLKVELSWLKKKVGSVPMKARKNWISDKEQLSVSTQCELAGVTRSGYYGQSKSLMPNTEDLELMKLIDEEYTRHPFYGSRRMKQVLLTQGRKVNRKRVQRLMRNLGLAGMAPGPNTSKPHPQHKIYPYLLRGLAITRPNHVWSTDVTYCRLPGGFMYLTAVIDWYSRKVLAWRLSNSLDSSFCVDCLEEAIRKYGTPEIFNTDQGVQYTSDAFTSVLKSHEIRISMDGRGRALDNVFVERLWRNVKQEDLYLKGYETAVEMMRGFAEYFRFYNIERPHQSLGYKTPDEVYESAIGGGARIVDKFSKSVSEGSSEATGPQQEAA, from the exons ATGAGCGAAAAGCAACGCAAAAGTTTTACGGCACAATTCAAGGCCAAAGTGGCGCTTGAGGCAATCAGGGACGAGAAAACCCTGAACGAGATCGGTCGGGAATTTGGTATCCACCCGAATCTGGTTGGGCAATGGAAGCGTGAGGTTCAAGAGCATGCGGCCGGTCTCTTTGAGGCCAAGCGCGGCCCGAAGCCGGTCGATCCACTTGCAGATCCGGAAAAGCTTTATGCTGAAATAGGTCGGCTCAAAGTTGAGTTGAGTTGGCTCAAAAAAAAAGTCG GATCCGTACCTATGAAAGCGCGTAAAAACTGGATCAGCGACAAAGAACAGTTGTCGGTATCTACCCAATGTGAACTTGCCGGAGTAACCCGGTCAGGGTACTACGGGCAAAGTAAAAGCCTCATGCCAAATACTGAAGATCTGGAACTGATGAAGCTTATCGACGAGGAGTACACCCGACATCCGTTTTATGGAAGCCGACGGATGAAGCAGGTCCTGCTCACCCAAGGGCGCAAGGTCAACCGGAAACGAGTACAGCGCCTGATGCGTAACCTGGGGCTTGCGGGTATGGCTCCAGGGCCCAATACCAGCAAACCGCATCCGCAGCACAAGATCTATCCATACCTGTTGCGAGGTCTTGCCATTACCAGACCGAACCATGTCTGGTCGACCGATGTGACCTATTGCCGGTTACCCGGCGGCTTTATGTATCTGACGGCTGTCATCGACTGGTATTCCCGCAAGGTGCTGGCATGGAGGCTTTCGAATTCCCTGGATAGCAGCTTCTGTGTTGACTGCCTTGAGGAGGCGATCCGCAAGTACGGAACGCCGGAAATCTTCAACACCGATCAGGGCGTTCAGTACACCAGTGATGCGTTCACCAGCGTGCTCAAGAGCCATGAGATCCGCATCAGCATGGATGGCCGTGGCCGGGCCCTGGACAATGTTTTCGTCGAGCGGTTATGGCGGAATGTCAAGCAGGAAGACCTGTACCTGAAAGGCTATGAAACAGCGGTAGAAATGATGCGGGGATTCGCCGAATATTTCCGTTTTTACAATATCGAGCGGCCTCATCAGTCGCTGGGGTACAAAACCCCGGACGAGGTGTATGAAAGCGCCATAGGAGGCGGAGCACGCATCGTCGACAAGTTCTCTAAGAGTGTCTCCGAAGGGTCGTCGGAGGCTACAGGGCCGCAACAGGAAGCGGCATAA
- a CDS encoding DUF6798 domain-containing protein — protein MSITRYKSGTAGEALKALSGWFLLGILYSIDLIQHPLYTENQNTKFLHAAAKTGQGFLEHDWMANTLDPLPLFSFLIESLYRIGTIDVVYILFPVLSAVFLYAMTGIADHLFGLKRHPAGAWLFIAVLFLEYKNIQLGFGTQYLLGHYLQPCVFGVFIVLSIERFLKEKPLWASAWLALAAAFHPAYMPSALLIQGSYTLVTLQKQKKISGELLLPLLLFIVVSAPLVIRYKLLFAPSSPSISNEALTILSEQRIATHTKVRNWLNYEDYIGMALIAISMIIARKTVLFRIMLPLAALIFVTVPFLYFYSWPALEVLTPWRTSVLLLPLAWAILGGWLIVKLFPLFEKKRFVVQSAKSIAVITIAVTTGLHLPVQLKRFSEYRNAPEMAVLTFAKQHTVSKDLWLVPSRKTEFEKVRMQGGIPVLVNWKTHPYKDREILEWYRRNRLAEAFYSHACKTESSLILRKLARLYGVNHVILAAGTPLQACPQAKVIFRDSHYIAIELPASWSVAHKKHSFNNQSHRRRQMVPVVHHTGA, from the coding sequence ATGAGCATCACCCGATACAAAAGCGGTACGGCAGGAGAAGCGTTAAAAGCCCTTTCAGGGTGGTTTTTGCTTGGCATTCTCTACAGCATCGACCTTATTCAGCATCCGCTCTATACCGAAAACCAGAATACCAAGTTTTTGCACGCGGCCGCAAAAACCGGTCAGGGTTTTCTCGAGCATGACTGGATGGCAAATACTCTCGACCCTCTGCCACTTTTCAGCTTTCTCATAGAGTCTCTTTATCGGATTGGAACTATTGATGTGGTTTATATTCTGTTTCCTGTTCTTTCCGCCGTTTTTCTGTATGCGATGACCGGTATTGCCGACCATCTTTTCGGGCTGAAACGGCATCCGGCCGGAGCATGGCTGTTTATTGCCGTACTCTTTCTTGAATACAAAAACATACAGCTCGGATTTGGCACGCAGTACCTGCTGGGACATTACTTGCAGCCGTGTGTTTTCGGCGTTTTCATTGTGCTTTCCATCGAGCGTTTCCTGAAAGAAAAACCGTTATGGGCATCGGCATGGCTCGCTCTGGCTGCGGCATTTCATCCCGCCTACATGCCGTCAGCCTTGCTGATACAGGGCTCTTACACGCTTGTGACCCTGCAGAAGCAGAAAAAAATATCAGGTGAACTCCTTCTGCCGCTGCTGCTTTTTATCGTGGTTTCGGCGCCTCTGGTGATCCGTTACAAACTGCTTTTCGCTCCATCATCGCCCTCGATATCAAATGAAGCTCTGACAATTCTTTCTGAACAGCGCATTGCAACACATACAAAAGTTCGCAACTGGCTGAACTACGAAGATTATATCGGGATGGCGCTGATCGCGATATCTATGATTATCGCCAGAAAAACCGTGCTTTTCCGGATCATGCTTCCACTTGCCGCACTGATTTTCGTAACGGTTCCGTTCCTTTACTTTTATTCCTGGCCGGCACTGGAAGTACTGACCCCATGGAGAACCTCCGTTTTGCTCCTGCCTCTTGCGTGGGCAATTCTCGGCGGATGGCTCATCGTTAAATTGTTTCCCCTTTTTGAAAAAAAACGGTTTGTCGTACAGTCGGCAAAATCGATAGCAGTCATAACCATTGCCGTAACAACGGGCTTGCATCTGCCCGTACAGCTCAAGCGCTTTTCCGAGTATCGCAATGCTCCGGAAATGGCTGTGTTGACTTTTGCAAAGCAACATACGGTTTCCAAAGATCTTTGGCTGGTGCCGTCCAGGAAAACGGAATTCGAAAAAGTCAGAATGCAAGGTGGTATTCCCGTTCTTGTAAACTGGAAAACCCATCCCTACAAAGACCGTGAAATTCTTGAATGGTACCGGCGGAACCGCTTGGCGGAAGCATTTTACAGCCATGCATGTAAAACCGAAAGCTCCCTGATTCTGCGAAAACTTGCGAGACTTTACGGAGTCAATCATGTTATTCTCGCCGCCGGAACGCCTCTACAGGCATGTCCACAGGCAAAAGTCATTTTCCGCGACAGCCATTACATAGCCATAGAACTTCCTGCATCATGGTCAGTGGCACACAAAAAGCACTCCTTCAACAATCAGTCCCATCGGAGAAGGCAAATGGTACCCGTAGTGCATCACACCGGAGCATAA
- a CDS encoding cytochrome c3 family protein gives MKPLFVFLLCAIILAALALAFPHVMLNPGQLLKGHEKLKTSCMSCHEPFGGTTSARCISCHKPGDIGIRTVAGERIPADSGKTNVHKAIAGKSCTGCHSDHKGAKATALRTFRHLDLPPEILKKCIDCHRERKPEDEIHRSLSSGCAQCHTTDRWKPATFDHRNFNPSSGKQCISCHKEEKPNDALHKEYLAACGSCHSTSRWKPATFNHDRYFRLDGDHRASCRTCHTDPANYKTYTCYNCHEHSAANIAAEHREEGIYRYDNCMKCHRSGKTGEHED, from the coding sequence ATGAAACCCCTGTTCGTCTTTCTGCTGTGCGCCATTATTCTCGCAGCACTTGCCCTGGCGTTTCCCCATGTGATGCTCAATCCCGGACAGCTCCTGAAAGGACACGAAAAGCTGAAAACATCCTGCATGAGCTGCCACGAGCCGTTCGGAGGAACCACATCCGCCCGCTGCATCTCCTGCCACAAACCGGGTGATATTGGAATCAGAACCGTCGCCGGAGAGCGGATTCCGGCAGATTCCGGAAAAACGAACGTTCATAAGGCTATTGCAGGAAAATCATGTACCGGTTGCCACTCCGATCACAAGGGGGCTAAAGCAACAGCCCTCAGAACGTTCAGGCACCTTGATCTTCCGCCGGAAATCCTCAAAAAGTGTATCGATTGCCACAGAGAGAGAAAACCTGAAGACGAAATCCACCGATCGCTGTCATCCGGTTGCGCGCAATGCCACACAACCGATAGATGGAAACCGGCGACCTTCGACCACAGGAATTTCAACCCCTCGTCAGGGAAACAATGCATCAGCTGCCACAAGGAGGAAAAACCGAACGACGCTCTGCATAAAGAATATCTGGCAGCGTGCGGCTCGTGCCACTCCACCAGCCGATGGAAACCCGCGACATTCAATCATGACCGGTATTTTCGGCTTGATGGTGATCACCGGGCGAGTTGCCGTACCTGTCATACGGATCCTGCAAACTATAAAACATACACCTGTTATAACTGTCACGAGCACTCGGCAGCCAATATTGCCGCCGAACACAGGGAAGAGGGTATCTATCGGTATGACAACTGCATGAAGTGCCACAGAAGCGGAAAAACCGGCGAACACGAAGATTAG
- a CDS encoding addiction module antidote protein: MSKVTVRDFDPANYLDNDEMIVEYLKATAEDPDPEVFLEALGDVARAKGMAEIAKKTGLGRESLYKALRPGAHPRYETIKAVLKAVGVEITFKQVS, encoded by the coding sequence ATGAGCAAAGTGACAGTCCGGGATTTTGATCCGGCCAACTATCTCGACAATGATGAAATGATTGTCGAATACCTCAAGGCAACCGCAGAAGATCCTGATCCCGAAGTATTTCTTGAGGCTTTGGGAGATGTTGCAAGAGCAAAGGGTATGGCAGAAATTGCCAAAAAAACAGGACTTGGTCGTGAAAGCCTCTATAAGGCTTTGCGGCCGGGAGCACACCCGCGTTACGAAACCATTAAAGCTGTTCTTAAGGCCGTCGGCGTGGAAATAACATTCAAACAGGTTTCCTGA